One window from the genome of Myxococcus fulvus encodes:
- a CDS encoding TetR/AcrR family transcriptional regulator: MKTPKPRGRPPRLSGPLVIETAAKLVRENGLRNLSMRALADRLGATPMAFYHHVGDRDALVAHVVEHIFEQLVLPDASLAPLDWLREVAMRVRALGLEHRGVMDFLLEEGPAVHGALVVLDRTVTKLHEAGVPWNEAGDLHNTFFSWLAGTIRRQEQWAARQKDEPPPLQRFHAAALALPATDYPGVAQTLARMRTLDVEAEFQNSLDFMLEGVSRRIEQHRADARPARKPLTRRLARKAVHTHPRDR, translated from the coding sequence GTGAAGACCCCCAAACCGAGAGGACGGCCGCCTCGGCTGTCCGGTCCGCTCGTCATCGAGACGGCCGCGAAGCTCGTGCGCGAGAACGGGCTGCGAAACCTCTCGATGCGCGCGCTGGCGGACAGGCTCGGCGCGACGCCCATGGCCTTCTACCACCACGTCGGAGACCGCGACGCGCTGGTGGCCCACGTGGTGGAGCACATCTTCGAGCAGCTCGTGCTTCCTGACGCCAGCCTCGCGCCGCTGGACTGGCTGCGTGAAGTGGCGATGCGGGTGCGCGCGCTCGGGCTGGAACATCGCGGGGTGATGGACTTCCTCCTGGAGGAAGGACCCGCGGTGCACGGGGCGCTGGTCGTCCTGGACAGGACCGTCACGAAGCTGCACGAGGCGGGCGTGCCGTGGAACGAGGCGGGGGACCTGCACAACACGTTCTTCTCCTGGCTCGCGGGCACCATCCGCCGCCAGGAGCAGTGGGCCGCGAGGCAGAAGGATGAGCCCCCTCCCCTCCAGCGCTTCCACGCCGCGGCCCTCGCGCTCCCGGCCACGGACTACCCGGGTGTGGCGCAGACGCTGGCGCGCATGCGGACCCTGGATGTCGAGGCGGAGTTCCAGAACAGCCTCGACTTCATGCTGGAGGGAGTCAGCCGACGCATCGAGCAACACCGCGCCGACGCCCGCCCCGCCAGGAAGCCGCTCACAAGGCGGCTCGCGCGCAAGGCGGTCCACACCCATCCCCGAGACCGGTGA
- a CDS encoding amidohydrolase family protein, whose protein sequence is MAERWLLQGATVVTGAPEHEDLPCGDLLIEDGLIVAMGRGLSAEGCQVLPLTGKLVMPGLIDTHRHTWQTPLRGLGADWTVMDYLAAVRVKLSPVFRPEDLHAGTLAGALEALDAGITTLVDYSHCISSPEHADAALQGLQDSGIQALFAYGFAPGPEPSPAFPSPEHRFADARRLRAGPLSSDSGRVRLGIALTEMQVPWEQSRAEVHTARALGVPISLHCSAWPVTGPSEVEQLAREGLLGPDLLFVHCTFSGDEDLARIANSGGSISATPESELQMGMGFPIVGRALRAGVRTTLGCDVVASNGGELFTAMRLALQSERGRANALAGLPRRLDLKARQLLRMVTQDAADAIGLGAITGSLRPGKQADLVVLSADSLNLSPLGAPRDAIVMQAHAGNVESVMVRGKLVKHRGVLLGTEVSAVRRQVLRARDAVLERVGGMSALLAEHARLEEHWDLGAGRAPGATVSR, encoded by the coding sequence ATGGCGGAGCGCTGGCTTCTCCAGGGGGCGACGGTGGTGACGGGAGCCCCCGAGCACGAGGACCTCCCGTGCGGTGACCTGCTCATCGAGGACGGCCTCATCGTCGCGATGGGGCGCGGCTTGAGCGCGGAGGGATGTCAGGTGCTGCCGCTCACCGGGAAGCTGGTGATGCCGGGGCTCATCGACACGCATCGGCACACCTGGCAGACACCGCTGCGCGGGCTGGGCGCGGACTGGACGGTGATGGACTATCTCGCCGCGGTCCGCGTGAAGCTCTCACCGGTGTTCCGCCCCGAGGACCTCCACGCGGGGACGCTCGCGGGGGCGCTCGAGGCGCTCGACGCGGGCATCACCACGTTGGTCGACTACTCCCACTGCATCAGCTCACCGGAGCACGCGGACGCGGCGCTCCAGGGGCTCCAGGACTCCGGCATCCAGGCCCTCTTCGCCTACGGCTTCGCGCCGGGCCCCGAGCCGAGCCCGGCCTTCCCCTCCCCCGAGCACCGCTTCGCGGATGCACGACGCTTGCGAGCCGGCCCCCTGTCCTCGGACTCCGGCCGTGTGCGCCTGGGCATCGCACTCACCGAGATGCAGGTCCCCTGGGAGCAGAGCCGCGCGGAGGTGCACACGGCGCGCGCGCTGGGCGTCCCCATCAGCCTGCACTGCTCGGCGTGGCCCGTCACGGGGCCGAGCGAGGTCGAACAACTGGCGCGCGAGGGATTGCTCGGTCCGGACCTCCTCTTCGTGCACTGCACGTTCAGCGGGGACGAGGACCTGGCGCGCATCGCGAACAGTGGCGGCTCCATCAGCGCGACGCCGGAGTCGGAGCTGCAGATGGGCATGGGGTTCCCCATCGTCGGACGCGCCCTGCGCGCGGGCGTGAGGACCACGCTGGGCTGTGATGTCGTGGCGAGCAACGGGGGTGAGCTGTTCACCGCGATGCGGCTCGCGCTGCAGTCGGAGCGGGGACGCGCGAACGCGCTCGCGGGGCTGCCTCGGCGACTGGACCTGAAGGCCCGTCAACTGCTCCGCATGGTGACGCAGGACGCGGCGGACGCCATCGGCCTGGGGGCCATCACGGGCTCACTGCGCCCCGGGAAGCAGGCGGACCTGGTCGTCCTCTCGGCGGACTCACTGAACCTGAGCCCGCTGGGGGCCCCGCGAGACGCCATCGTGATGCAGGCGCATGCGGGCAATGTCGAGTCGGTGATGGTGCGCGGAAAGCTCGTGAAGCATCGAGGCGTCCTCCTCGGGACGGAGGTGTCCGCTGTCCGACGGCAGGTGCTGCGGGCTCGCGACGCGGTGCTCGAACGGGTCGGCGGGATGTCGGCGCTCCTCGCCGAACACGCGAGGCTGGAGGAGCACTGGGACCTGGGCGCGGGGCGTGCACCCGGCGCGACTGTCTCCCGCTGA